The Andrena cerasifolii isolate SP2316 chromosome 14, iyAndCera1_principal, whole genome shotgun sequence genome contains a region encoding:
- the Cpr11 gene encoding cuticular protein 11, with amino-acid sequence MALAERLIVFALASIVVTNAYPRGYDGGDDGGSGVDRNGHGGGHGHAYSFQHFHGPVEGHHEEISWKDKHGDHYHDYRAHPKYKFSYGVDDKHTKDYHGQNEHRDGKEVEGEYHIHEPGGNVRSVKYHAHPHGGFFAEVHNYGGNDHSGGTYGHNRDPGSNMVIKIALISAVVSLVAVQGGSAGHAHSFAHFHGPVEGPAEEVSLHGKHGHHVGYVAHPKYEFSYGVEDHHTGDYHGQKEHRDGKNVIGEYTVKEPGGNVRVVKYHADPHGGFFAYVHNSDGNNHDGGTYGGYGGAGGSQGHGYGHY; translated from the exons ATGGCGCTTGCTGAG AGACTGATCGTTTTCGCTTTGGCCTCCATTGTGGTCACCAACGCCTACCCAAGGGGCTATGACGGAG GTGACGATGGGGGTAGTGGCGTAGATAGAAACGGTCACGGGGGTGGCCACGGTCACGCGTACTCCTTCCAGCACTTCCACGGGCCCGTGGAAGGCCACCACGAGGAGATCAGTTGGAAGGACAAGCACGGCGACCATTATCACGACTACAGGGCCCACCCCAAGTACAAGTTCTCCTACGGCGTGGACGATAAGCACACGAAGGACTATCATGGGCAAAACGAGCATCGCGACG GGAAAGAAGTCGAGGGGGAGTATCACATCCACGAGCCTGGTGGTAACGTGAGGAGCGTCAAGTACCATGCACACCCTCACGGCGGTTTCTTCGCAGAGGTTCACAATTACGGTGGGAACGACCATTCCGGCGGCACTTACGGCCACAA CCGGGACCCGGGCAGCAATATGGTGATCAAG ATCGCTTTAATTTCGGCGGTGGTTAGCCTCGTGGCGGTGCAGGGCGGATCGGCAGGGCACGCTCACAGCTTCGCGCATTTCCACGGCCCCGTGGAAGGACCCGCGGAAGAAGTCTCGCTCCACGGTAAACACGGACATCACGTCGGCTACGTGGCCCACCCCAAGTACGAATTTTCCTACGGAGTCGAGGACCATCACACCGGCGACTACCACGGCCAGAAGGAGCACAGAGATG GCAAAAATGTGATCGGTGAATACACCGTGAAGGAGCCAGGCGGCAACGTGCGGGTCGTCAAGTACCATGCGGATCCTCACGGTGGATTCTTCGCGTACGTGCACAATTCTGACGGCAACAATCACGACGGTGGTACCTATGGCGGCTACGGGGGGGCTGGAGGATCACAAGGGCATGGCTATGGACACTATTAA
- the LOC143376363 gene encoding uncharacterized protein LOC143376363 yields MDVETGAILALQILALCSIVAALLAYLMRQSRNASDEYESRNKRHVLVTSCDTCVGLQIALALYEGGYKVFAGLLDPSGSSPSIKILRAIEQQKEREEDPAEAREGSPQDSEVRARGQIVPLELDPTREDSLRGCLDAVRAKLPAGEDGLWAVVHTGGLALPGVIERQPSSAWESMLRHNLVAPLRTARVFIPLLRAKRGRIVLLGDSVASYGTKAGTGLVAFSASRKAVEGAAEALKCELQSSGVDVVLLKPPPVNPLILYSSPVLKTSDVESGILSSEGTWTAPVSTHCIQNSLIPALTSPCPRNSYDMAAKTRLFCR; encoded by the exons ATGGACGTTGAGACCGGGGCCATTTTGGCCCTGCAAATATTGGCACTGTGCTCGATAGTCGCCGCTCTGTTGGCCTACCTGATGCGGCAATCAAGGAACGCCAGCGACGAGTACGAGTCCCGTAACAAACGTCACGTGCTCGTTACCAGCTGCGATACGTGCGTGGGCCTGCAGATCGCCCTTGCACTCTACGAAGGCGGCTACAAG GTGTTCGCAGGCCTGCTGGACCCCTCTGGCAGCTCGCCATCGATCAAGATCCTTCGGGCGATAGAGCAGCAGAAGGAAAGGGAGGAGGATCCAGCCGAGGCTAGGGAGGGAAGTCCACAGGATTCGGAAGTACGTGCTCGCGGGCAAATCGTGCCATTGGAGCTGGACCCAACCAGGGAGGACAGTTTACGCGGCTGTTTGGACGCAGTTAGAGCGAAACTTCCGGCCGGGGAAGACG GTCTCTGGGCAGTCGTGCACACCGGGGGCCTGGCTCTTCCAGGCGTTATAGAGAGACAGCCGAGCTCCGCGTGGGAATCCATGTTGCGCCACAACTTGGTTGCTCCCCTTCGAACCGCCAGAGTCTTCATTCCTCTTCTCCGCGCCAAAAGGG GTCGCATCGTTCTTCTGGGCGATTCCGTGGCGAGTTATGGTACCAAGGCTGGGACAGGGTTGGTGGCGTTCAGCGCGTCCCGAAAGGCTGTGGAAGGGGCTGCGGAGGCATTAAAATGCGAGCTACAATCCTCGGGAGTCGACGTCGTTCTCCTTAAACCGCCGCCTGTGAATCCTCTTATTCTTTATAGTTCGCCCGTTCTCAAGAC GTCCGACGTGGAATCTGGGATACTGTCGTCTGAGGGGACGTGGACAGCTCCAGTATCGACTCACTGTATCCAGAACTCGCTGATCCCAGCGCTCACGTCGCCCTGTCCACGTAATTCCTACGACATGGCGGCTAAAACGAGACTCTTCTGTCGGTGA